A genomic region of Salvia splendens isolate huo1 unplaced genomic scaffold, SspV2 ctg374, whole genome shotgun sequence contains the following coding sequences:
- the LOC121789964 gene encoding DNA polymerase delta subunit 4-like — protein MASTGVKGFFREKKKGKPGAAKKSNKSASFGSDVVQPPALISHATLDLQEEYDEKEEVLRQFDMNMAYGPCIGMNRLDRWSELINLV, from the exons ATGGCGTCGACGGGGGTCAAAGGATTTTTCcgagagaaaaagaaaggaaagcCAGGAGCGGCGAAGAAGAGCAACAAATCCGCCTCTTTCGGCTCCGACGTTGTCCAGCCCCCGGCTCTAATCTCCCATGCTACTCTCGATCTTCAAG AAGAGTATGATGAGAAAGAGGAGGTTCTGAGGCAATTTGACATGAACATGGCTTATGGGCCCTGCATAGGGATGAACCGTCTGGATCGCTGGAGCGAGCTAATAAATTTGGTCTAA
- the LOC121789962 gene encoding uncharacterized protein LOC121789962 produces MEENKAQQQQQQLLQQQLLMQQIQRQKDAMSRFPSNIDAHLRPQGQAQAQHPSLLQSRPLTNPNPNPNPNSAPQQPNQLHPNPNPNPNPNSSSAPTTVINQHQQQQQQQHKASLQLAYQDAWRVCHPDFKRPFSSLEDACERLLPYHVVADYEAEEDDKILDTATTGQILSRSQQWDNNIAAKVAEFTATFEKQVLAFNIISRKRGLGEFRTEEKLMMEQFLLQEEKRSLLELRAEMDSRQKASRESHEANMRMAAVAHDQARAESQVHAEIMARAPIRGSALGSRGNSTISDMGEQEQDFHQDEIMNGWGSNAQKDDREPSEDFLNDDETENGDNALQSEWPEGGELDLNAR; encoded by the exons ATGGAAGAAAACAAGgcacagcagcagcagcagcaattgTTGCAGCAACAGCTGCTGATGCAACAGATCCAAAGGCAGAAAGATGCCATGTCACGGTTCCCCTCCAACATCGACGCCCATCTCCGCCCTCAGGGTCAGGCGCAGGCTCAGCACCCCTCTCTTCTCCAATCCCGCCCTCtcactaaccctaaccctaatcctaatcctaatTCTGCTCCCCAACAACCGAATCAGCTCCACCCCAATCCCaacccaaaccctaaccctaattccTCTTCTGCACCGACTACTGTAATTAACCAGCACCAGcaacaacagcagcagcagcacaaGGCTTCTCTCCAGCTTGCTTATCAAGACGCTTGGCGTGTCTGTCATCCCGACTTCAAGCGCCCTTTCTCTTCCCTCGAGGATGCCTGCGAGAG GCTATTACCATACCATGTCGTGGCAGATTATGAAGCAGAGGAAGATGACAAGATCCTTGATACAGCCACCACAGGCCAAATTCTTTCTCGCTCTCAGCAGTGGGACAATAACATTGCTGCCAAAGTAGCAGAATTCACAGCTACATTCGAGAAGCAAGTCCTGGCATTCAACATTATTTCCCGCAAGCGGGGTCTTGGGGAGTTTCGGACTGAAGAAAAGTTGATGATGGAGCAATTCCTCTTACAAGAGGAGAAGCGGTCACTGCTGGAATTAAGGGCGGAAATGGATTCGAGGCAAAAGGCTAGTCGAGAAAGTCATGAAGCAAATATGCGGATGGCAGCCGTGGCACATGATCAAGCTCGTGCAGAATCACAAGTGCATGCAGAAATTATGGCCCGGGCTCCGATAAGAGGAAGTGCACTTGGTTCTCGTGGTAATAGCACGATTTCTGACATGGGTGAGCAGGAGCAGGATTTCCATCAGGATGAAATTATGAATGGGTGGGGGAGCAATGCACAGAAAGATGATAGGGAGCCATCTGAAGACTTTTTGAATGATGATGAAACAGAAAATGGAGATAATGCTTTGCAAAGCGAGTGGCCTGAAGGAGGTGAGTTAGATCTGAATGCAAGATAA